One Streptosporangium sp. NBC_01495 DNA window includes the following coding sequences:
- a CDS encoding SDR family NAD(P)-dependent oxidoreductase, with product MTEEQRPSRRRVLTTGTTGAMALAAGALGGGALGAGPATAGTRNPPGPSPGRADSRGRFAGKVVLITGATSGIGQATAYEMAREGAKVFFCGRREELGHRHERAIREFGGEATYMRADVSRESDVQAFVAGCVRRYGRLDIAFNNAGIESPRAAPLHEQTLGDVEKVWRVNAAGVFLAMKYEIPHMLRQGAGVIVNTASISSEVGFATISPYNASKHAVASLTKVAALEYADRNIRVNALAPGAVDTPMLERAARAFGVTYEQIAQDYPIKRIVEPREIARVVMWLASDDATAVIGTDIDTSGGYLTG from the coding sequence ATGACCGAAGAGCAGCGGCCTTCGAGGCGCAGGGTTCTCACCACCGGCACCACCGGCGCGATGGCGCTGGCCGCCGGGGCCCTGGGCGGGGGAGCGCTGGGTGCCGGGCCCGCGACGGCCGGCACCCGGAACCCGCCCGGCCCCTCGCCGGGCAGGGCCGATTCCCGAGGTCGGTTCGCCGGGAAGGTCGTGCTCATCACCGGGGCGACATCGGGCATCGGCCAGGCCACGGCGTACGAGATGGCGAGAGAAGGCGCGAAGGTGTTCTTCTGCGGGCGGCGCGAGGAGCTCGGGCACCGTCACGAGCGGGCGATCCGGGAGTTCGGCGGCGAGGCCACCTACATGCGGGCCGACGTGTCGAGGGAGTCCGACGTGCAGGCTTTCGTCGCCGGATGCGTCCGGCGGTACGGGAGGCTCGACATCGCCTTCAACAACGCCGGGATCGAGAGCCCGAGGGCCGCACCCCTCCACGAGCAGACGCTGGGCGACGTCGAGAAGGTCTGGCGCGTCAACGCCGCCGGGGTCTTCCTCGCGATGAAGTACGAGATCCCGCACATGCTCCGGCAGGGGGCCGGGGTCATCGTCAACACCGCGTCCATCTCCTCCGAGGTCGGCTTCGCGACGATCTCCCCCTACAACGCCAGCAAGCACGCGGTCGCCTCGCTGACCAAGGTCGCCGCGCTTGAGTACGCGGACAGGAACATCCGCGTCAACGCGCTCGCGCCCGGTGCCGTCGACACCCCGATGCTCGAACGGGCGGCGAGGGCTTTCGGGGTGACGTACGAGCAGATCGCGCAGGACTACCCCATCAAGCGGATCGTGGAGCCGCGGGAGATAGCGCGCGTGGTGATGTGGCTCGCGTCCGACGACGCGACCGCCGTCATCGGTACCGACATCGACACCTCCGGTGGCTACCTCACCGGCTGA
- a CDS encoding nuclear transport factor 2 family protein, whose product MSSRDAAPFRALCVIAWAALLSAACTAEAPPTATAPSVAATPTATAPSEGAEPPVARSAGASAAPAPGHRELVGRFVDAINRGDADEVGATFAEGARFDSVGRIYAGRTEIMDRFLIPEVIEAGGRYTLLAVVPGGPGRVVAEYDFATGGGGREHFTYDCAVSENRFTDCVGRYVG is encoded by the coding sequence ATGTCATCGCGTGATGCCGCGCCGTTCCGGGCGCTGTGCGTGATCGCGTGGGCGGCCCTGCTCTCGGCCGCCTGTACGGCCGAGGCACCGCCGACCGCGACGGCGCCGTCTGTGGCCGCGACGCCGACCGCGACGGCGCCGTCGGAGGGCGCGGAGCCGCCGGTGGCGAGGAGCGCGGGCGCGTCGGCGGCACCGGCCCCGGGACATCGCGAGCTGGTCGGCCGTTTCGTCGACGCGATCAACCGGGGGGACGCCGACGAGGTGGGGGCGACCTTCGCGGAGGGGGCCCGCTTCGACAGCGTGGGCCGGATCTACGCCGGTCGTACCGAGATCATGGACCGTTTCCTGATTCCCGAGGTGATCGAGGCCGGTGGCCGGTACACCCTGCTCGCCGTCGTCCCCGGCGGGCCGGGCCGGGTGGTCGCGGAGTACGACTTCGCCACGGGCGGCGGGGGAAGGGAGCACTTCACCTACGACTGCGCCGTTTCGGAGAACCGTTTCACCGACTGCGTCGGCCGCTATGTCGGCTGA